A window of the Artemia franciscana chromosome 3, ASM3288406v1, whole genome shotgun sequence genome harbors these coding sequences:
- the LOC136025543 gene encoding uncharacterized protein LOC136025543 yields the protein MITAQHMHHGLTKKEAGQLAYEYAQAKGKNMPKNWTENKCAGKDWMNSFMSRVGLSLRSSETTSLARATSFNRTNVSEFFNNLEELLIKHKYPPNRIYNLDETGVTTVQKTPKVVAEKGSKQVGRITSAERGTLVTVVGCINAAGQSIAPFFVFPRVNWLQSFLNGTPPGSTGKCQPSGWMTAEIFPVMIRHLISQTSCSPTNRLLLIMYNRDSHVSLSLVNLCRENGIDVLTLPPHCSHKLQPLDVAVYGPFKRYYNEAAKSWMISNPNRRITIYEIGIFVGIAFPIAFVMENVLSGFQKTGIYPFNRNVFQDHDFLSAFVTDRPAPETSPMTGQSAVPSISPGDESLNNDELPTTSSSVISATMPVTPESVRPHPKASFYARDGKTSRKRTVQKSKFQNSDEHT from the coding sequence ATGATCACGGCACAGCACATGCATCATGGACTTACGAAAAAGGAAGCAGGTCAGCTTGCATATGAATATGCCCAGGCCAAAGGGAAGAATATGCCGAAGAACTGGACTGAAAATAAGTGTGCAGGAAAAGACTGGATGAATAGCTTTATGAGTCGTGTTGGGCTTTCCCTAAGGTCCTCCGAAACGACAAGCCTTGCCAGAGCCACCAGCTTCAACAGGACGAATGTCAGCgaattcttcaataatttagaaGAGCTGCTTATAAAGCACAAGTATCCGccgaatagaatatataatcttgACGAGACTGGAGTAACCACCGTTCAGAAGACACCAAAGGTGGTTGCAGAAAAGGGATCAAAGCAAGTTGGACGCATTACTTCGGCTGAGCGAGGGACGCTGGTAACAGTCGTAGGGTGTATCAACGCAGCTGGCCAGTCGATAGCccctttctttgtctttccacGAGTGAACTGGCTTCAAAGTTTTCTCAATGGCACGCCCCCTGGAAGCACAGGAAAATGCCAGCCGTCTGGATGGATGACAGCCGAAATCTTCCCGGTTATGATACGCCATCTGATCTCCCAAACCAGTTGCTCGCCCACAAATCGACTTCTGCTGATTATGTATAACCGTGATTCGCACGTCTCATTGAGCCTGGTTAATCTTTGCAGAGAAAACGGCATTGACGTCTTAACGCTTCCGCCACATTGCAGTCACAAGCTGCAGCCTCTTGATGTTGCTGTTTATGGGCCATTCAAGCGATACTACAATGAAGCAGCTAAGTCGTGGATGATTTCGAACCCAAACAGGAGGATTACCATTTATGAAATCGGAATATTCGTTGGAATCGCTTTTCCAATagctttcgtcatggaaaacgTACTAAGCGGGTtccaaaaaacaggaatataccCTTTCAATaggaacgttttccaagatcacgACTTTCTCAGCGCCTTTGTGACAGACCGACCAGCACCAGAGACGTCTCCCATGACAGGCCAGTCTGCAGTTCCATCAATCAGCCCTGGTGACGAGAGCTTAAATAACGACGAGCTGCCAACTACCAGTAGCTCAGTGATTTCTGCGACTATGCCAGTGACTCCAGAGTCGGTTCGTCCTCACCCTAAGGCGAGTTTCTATGCAAGAGACGGAAAAACGTCTAGGAAAAGAACTGTCCAAAAGTCCAAATTCCAAAATTCTGACGaacacacctga